The following is a genomic window from Deltaproteobacteria bacterium HGW-Deltaproteobacteria-4.
GGGCGGTTGTTGCTGGCTGATTTCGATCTGGTCGAACCGTCGAATCTCAATCGTCAGCAGTTCTTTGTCGATCAGATCGGCTTGGCCAAGGTCGATGCCCTCAAAGCGAATCTCGGGCGGATCAATCCTTTCGTCAAGGTCGCCACCTATCATGGCCGCCTTGATCGCAGCAATATCCCGCAGGTCTTTAGCGTCGCCGATCTTCTGATTGAAGCCTTTGACGGTGCCGATCAGAAGGCGCTGCTGGTTGAGAGCTGGCGGCAGAGCTTTCCCGAAAAACCGCTGATCGCCGCCTCGGGCCTCGCCGGTTTCGGACCGTCTAATACTATCACCACCCGGCGGGTCGGCCGTAACTTCTGGCTGGTCGGCGATGGCGACAGTAGCGCCGGTCCCGGTCAGGGGTTGATGGCGCCGCGCGTCGGCGTTGCGGCGCACCACCAGGCCAATGCTGCCCTGCGCCTGCTGTTGGGCGAAGAACCGGAATAAATTAACGACAAGGATTTAACCATGCAACTACAAATTAACGGTAACACGCGCGATGTCAGCGCCGGTGACGTCGCCGGCCTGCTTCAGGAGTTGGGACTTGATGCCAGCCGTGTTGCCGTCGAATTGAATCGCGCCATTGTCCTGCAAGCCAACTTTGCCCAAACCCCGTTAGTCGCCGGAGACAGCATCGAAATCGTCCAGTTCGTCGGCGGCGGGTAATTCAACCTGAACAAGGCTGTTTCACACGGATTTACACGGATGAGACGGATAAAGGACAGATAAATCAAAATGGCGAGTATTGATCGTCAAAAAGGTGTGGGGTGAACGTTTAATCCGTAAAATCCGTACAAATCAGATTTTATCCGTGTGAAATGCTCTTGCGTTATTTCTCCTCAGGAAAAGGATCTTCCATGTCCGATCTTATCATTGCCAATCGCACCTTCTCCTCCCGGCTCCTTATCGGCACCGGCAAGTTTTCCTCCAACGCCGCCATGGTCGCGGCCATGGAAGGCTCCGGATGCGAGATTGTCACTGTTGCCCTGCGCCGCGTCGATGTCGA
Proteins encoded in this region:
- the thiS gene encoding thiamine biosynthesis protein ThiS, producing MQLQINGNTRDVSAGDVAGLLQELGLDASRVAVELNRAIVLQANFAQTPLVAGDSIEIVQFVGGG
- the thiF gene encoding thiamine biosynthesis protein ThiF; the protein is MQIMVNERSIEVPAGISLFALRASYKPQADLLIVNGFPAPKDQLLADGDRVALIQRGEVPLPEEMEALLMARHTPGVHEKIKGGTVGIAGCGGLGSAVAVALARIGVGRLLLADFDLVEPSNLNRQQFFVDQIGLAKVDALKANLGRINPFVKVATYHGRLDRSNIPQVFSVADLLIEAFDGADQKALLVESWRQSFPEKPLIAASGLAGFGPSNTITTRRVGRNFWLVGDGDSSAGPGQGLMAPRVGVAAHHQANAALRLLLGEEPE